The DNA segment ACGTGCTTGCCCTCCTGCGCGAGGCCTCGGCCACCACCTACCGACACAGCCAGAACGTGGCATCCCTCGCCCTGCGCGTCACCCTGGTCCGCCAGCCGCAGGCGGGAGACGAGGAGTTGCGCCGGGTGGTCCTTGCCGGTCTTCTGCATGATATCGGTCTCCTGCACTGCGCGCCGCTGGAACAGCTCAATCACGATGAGGTGGATGAGACCGCCGAGATCTACCGCCACCACACGGACTTCGGGGTGGAGATCATCGAGGAGATGCCGGGCGTGGCGGGCGAAGTGCGTCGCGCCGTGGCCGAACATCACGAACGGCTCAACGGAAACGGTTTTCCCCAGGGTCTGAGCGGGGCGGATCTGCATCCCCTGGCCGAGCTGATCGGTCTCTGCGACACCTATGAACGGCTGACCCACGGCCTCAGCTACCGGCGGGCCCTCTCCCCGGTGGCGGCCCTCAATCTCATCCAGGGTTGGGCGCGCCGGGAATTCCACGAGGAGCTGATCCTGGACTTCACCCGGGCCATCGGTCCTTGGCCGCTGGGCGCCTTCGTCGAGCTGGAGAGCGGGCTGCGGGGCCGCGTCTGCTCCCGCGTCAATCCCTTCGCGCCGACCGTGGCCTGCCGCGGAAGGGAGGGGCTGCTCCTGGTGGACTGCGCCCGCGAGGGTCTGAATGTGCGTCGGGGCGTGGCCCCCGGCCAGGCCGACATCCACCCCACAGAGATTTTCTAGCGCGCGTTCGTGACATTCTGCCATGGAAGCGCCGCCCCATGCGGCGCTTCGTGTGAAGGTCGTTTCGAGCGCGAAAGGGTGTGGCATGGTGGAGGTGTTGGGCGTCATTCCGGCCCGCTGGGCTTCCACCCGCTTCCCCGGCAAGCCCCTGGCCCCCCTCCTGGGCCGACCCATGCTGCAGTGGGTGTGGGAGGCCGCCCGCGGCGCCGCATCGTTGGACGAACTGGTGGTGGCCACCGACGACGAGCGCATCGCCGCCGCCGCCCGCGCCTTCGGGGCCGCGGTGGAGATGACCCGGGCCGACCATCCCAGCGGAACGGATCGCCTGGCGGAGGTGGCCGCCCGCCGGCCCGCCGCCATCGTGGTCAACATCCAGGGCGACGAACCCCTCATGCGGGCGGAGATCATCGATGCCACGGTGGCGCCCCTGCTGGCCGACAATGCCCTGTCCTGCGCCACGCCGGTGACCTCCTTCCGCGACGAGGCGGAGCTGGCCAGCCCCGACACGGCCAAGGTGGTGGTGGACGCCCGCGGCCGGGCCCTCTACTTCAGCCGGGCCCTCATCCCCTTCCCGCGGGAGGACCACCCTCCGCTCTCGACCTACCACAAGCATGTGGGCCTCTACGTCTACCGCGCCGAGCTGCTGGCCCGTTTCGTGACGCTGCGCAGCCGGCTGGAGGAAGTGGAGAGGCTGGAGCAACTGCGCCTGCTCGAGCACGGCATCGCCATCCAGACCGTCCGTGTCGACTACCAGCCCCTGGGCGTGGACCGGCCCGAGGACCTGGCCCGGGCCGAAGCCTTGCTGCGGGCCGGCGGCCGGCCCGGCGTCGACCCTAGCTGAAGGAGCATCCATGGCCCGCCCACCGCGCCTCACGAGCAAGTTCGTCTTCATCACCGGCGGCGTCGTCTCCTCCCTGGGCAAGGGTGTGACCATCGCCTCGCTGGGCATCCTGCTCAAGCTGCGCGGCCTCAAGGTCAACGTCATCAAGCTGGATCCCTACCTCAACGTGGACCCCGGCACGATGAGCCCCTTCCAGCACGGCGAGGTCTACGTGACCGACGACGGGGCGGA comes from the bacterium genome and includes:
- the kdsB gene encoding 3-deoxy-manno-octulosonate cytidylyltransferase, which produces MEVLGVIPARWASTRFPGKPLAPLLGRPMLQWVWEAARGAASLDELVVATDDERIAAAARAFGAAVEMTRADHPSGTDRLAEVAARRPAAIVVNIQGDEPLMRAEIIDATVAPLLADNALSCATPVTSFRDEAELASPDTAKVVVDARGRALYFSRALIPFPREDHPPLSTYHKHVGLYVYRAELLARFVTLRSRLEEVERLEQLRLLEHGIAIQTVRVDYQPLGVDRPEDLARAEALLRAGGRPGVDPS
- a CDS encoding HD domain-containing protein, encoding MGAIVMAQSMRVDQLKLGSRLATDIYETGPDGRQVLLYAAGQVIHSEWQLNRLIEAGMAVVKVAPDSIREQLTPEVDAQLASRLMNQRQSVDEARPAEAAAESGLLDLYRQVQDNGRPDLEAMSGHAAWIASAGRENPELLDVLALLREASATTYRHSQNVASLALRVTLVRQPQAGDEELRRVVLAGLLHDIGLLHCAPLEQLNHDEVDETAEIYRHHTDFGVEIIEEMPGVAGEVRRAVAEHHERLNGNGFPQGLSGADLHPLAELIGLCDTYERLTHGLSYRRALSPVAALNLIQGWARREFHEELILDFTRAIGPWPLGAFVELESGLRGRVCSRVNPFAPTVACRGREGLLLVDCAREGLNVRRGVAPGQADIHPTEIF